One part of the Scatophagus argus isolate fScaArg1 chromosome 12, fScaArg1.pri, whole genome shotgun sequence genome encodes these proteins:
- the zgc:66447 gene encoding SLAIN motif-containing protein-like → MVVPDSASVVPQPGSGSPTGLMESSKPECEEEEVEGGQDLAGVELEEVRKLQELVRRLEVQNETLRNRGSKKAVIHRGASSNRNLSAAVNINERLSCEEVTNSQLRLENSSKLGHADFELSPPQDNSSGEEMSPLPVTNRLEEGDEEEEIEEEEQGPSGGFLTLTYSNGGGQSRGQSQTPESPSQESYESETLAESDSGLDQTALDEVDVLDLEDECAEVEDEDSWLYVSPKKQVADPGPESPLKWCRQALDQRSPETEIACRTLISRLDQTSRWRNMYSSPSADAGSAGSGLISPGYHKSNNKSLLTCGTSGVTSMQSALSSQSSIDSELSTSDDSISMGYKLQDLTDVQIMARLQEESLRQDYASSSASASRRSSTASLQSLRRGGTYSDQEFDSYSLEDEEDEFCSMPQRRHRFTPSPLGSPRCLSPSTSSYGQEYSSRPGAPRTRTPRRSLQGPSAELLKFAKSEEELRHSMPNLAPRTSLRSLEAVRNSRSMEANLQSSGNRMSHLTHSPSTGMASSRLRSSCQSPLSLRAPVKAVTPIGSMAPGRQSSRGLPVVQAPPAGGGRRVQSPGSANGGAYIPGRASTGVGRPGMGRGQAVPSASTRSKLSQPTRRSLGMTKITDESWKDGCY, encoded by the exons ATGGTGGTCCCGGACAGTGCCAGCGTGGTCCCCCAGCCTGGCAGCGGCAGTCCCACTGGCCTCATGGAGAGCTCCAAGCCCGAGtgcgaagaagaagaagtggaggGGGGTCAAGACCTGGCAggggtggagctggaggaggtcCGAAAGTTGCAGGAGCTTGTTCGTAGGTTGGAGGTCCAGAATGAGACCCTACGCAACAGGGGGAGCAAGAAGGCTGTCATCCACAGAGGAGCCAGCAGCAACAGAAATCTCTCAGCCGCTGTCAATATCAATGAGAGGCTGTCTTGTGAAGAGGTGACCAACTCCCAACTCAGACTGGAGAACAGTAGCAAGCTGGGCCACGCAGACTTTGAACTCTCTCCCCCTCAGGACAACAGCAGCGGTGAAGAGATGTCCCCACTGCCCGTGACCAACAGGTTGGAGGAaggggatgaagaggaggaaatagaagaggaagaacaggGTCCATCCGGGGGCTTTCTCACCTTGACCTACAGCAACGGAGGGGGGCAGTCCCGGGGGCAAAGCCAGACGCCGGAGAGCCCCTCTCAAGAAAGTTATGAGTCTGAAACACTTGCAGAAAGTGACTCAGGGTTGGACCAAACTGCACTGGATGAAGTGGATGTCCTAGATTTGGAGGATGAGTGTGCGGAAGTAGAGGACGAGGACAGTTg GTTGTATGTGTCTCCAAAAAAGCAAGTAGCAGATCCAGGCCCCGAGTCTCCATTGAAGTGGTGTCGGCAGGCTCTTGACCAACGCAGCCCAGAGACAGAAATTGCTTGTCGGACCCTAATCAGCCGTTTGGACCAGA CGTCTCGATGGAGGAACATGTACAGTAGCCCATCAGCAGATGCAGGCTCAGCAGGCTCAGGCCTGATCTCTCCTGGGTACCACAAATCAAATAACAAATCCCTACTAACCTGTGGCACTTCAG GTGTCACAAGCATGCAGTCAGCTCTGAGCTCACAGTCCTCCATAGACAGTGAGCTCAGCACCTCTGATGACTCCATCTCTATGGGCTATAAGCTGCAGGATCTCACTGATGTCCAGATCATGGCTCGCCTACAGGAAGAGA GTCTGAGGCAAGATTATGCTTCAAGCTCAGCGTCTGCATCGCGTCGCAGCTCCACAGCCTCTCTGCAGTCCCTGCGCCGGGGTGGCACCTACAGTGATCAGGAATTTGACAGTTACAGCttggaggatgaagaggatgagttCTGCTCCATGCCCCAGCGAAGACATCGCTTCACCCCCTCACCCTTAGGCTCACCCCGGTGCCtgtctccctccacctccagctACGGTCAGGAATACAGCAGCCGGCCCGGGGCCCCGCGCACAAGAACACCCAGACGGTCACTCCAGGGCCCAAGTGCAGAACTTCTAAAATTTGCTAAGAGTGAAG AGGAGTTGAGGCACAGCATGCCCAATCTGGCCCCTCGCACAAGCCTACGTTCCTTGGAGGCAGTCAGAAACAGCCGCAGCATGGAGGCTAACCTCCAGAGCTCTGGCAATCGCATGTCCCACCTGACTCACTCCCCCTCCACAG GCATGGCTAGTAGTCGGCTGCGTAGCAGCTGCCAGTCACCTCTCTCCCTGAGGGCTCCGGTTAAAGCTGTCACTCCCATTGGCTCCATGGCACCTGGTCGTCAGTCCTCTAGAGGTCTGCCTGTTGTCCAAGCGCCGCCTGCAGGAGGGGGTCGCAGGGTCCAGTCGCCAGGCTCTGCCAATGGAGGAGCTTATATACCC
- the LOC124068524 gene encoding solute carrier family 25 member 53-like yields MAGSSDSKNDERGHGDPQFRFHSYLHGGTSSLLSALPTLIVFPVYKTVFRQQIHNTPVHQAVGQLYKEGLVKLYRGVAPPLLMRTLNGTLLFGLQDTILHKLSLSSQNVISTSALPALAGFGAGMVEAVVLTPFERIQNVLQNSQNDRQLPTLKSVLVKLKAQRLASGYYRAFLPITARNALGSSLYFGLKGPMCAVVAGQGLSPVFSSFISGTLTSMAISLALYPLSVLVANMQAQVGGEVKGVMACWRMLWKSRQGRVALLYRGGSLVILRSCITWGITTAIYDRQQKHSG; encoded by the coding sequence ATGGCAGGAAGTTCTGACAGTAAAAATGATGAAAGGGGCCACGGTGATCCACAGTTTCGTTTCCATAGCTATTTACATGGAGGGACCTCGAGTTTGCTGTCAGCCCTGCCCACTCTCATTGTTTTCCCTGtatataaaactgtttttcGCCAGCAAATCCACAATACCCCAGTTCACCAGGCAGTTGGACAACTCTACAAAGAGGGACTTGTAAAGCTCTACAGGGGCGTGGCCCCACCATTACTGATGAGAACACTTAATGGCACGCTGCTCTTTGGCCTCCAGGACACCATCCTCCACAAGCTCTCCCTGTCATCCCAAAATGTCATCTCCACCTCTGCCCTGCCTGCTCTGGCTGGGTTTGGTGCAGGCATGGTAGAAGCTGTGGTTCTAACCCCCTTTGAGCGCATCCAAAATGTGTTGCAAAACAGTCAAAACGACCGTCAACTGCCCACCTTGAAAAGTGTTCTCGTCAAGCTGAAGGCACAGAGGCTGGCCTCAGGGTACTACAGAGCTTTCCTGCCCATCACAGCCCGCAACGCCCTCGGCAGCTCCCTCTACTTTGGCCTGAAGGGGCCTATGTGTGCCGTCGTGGCAGGACAAGGACTGTCTCCAGTGTTCTCCTCCTTTATCTCAGGAACACTGACCTCCATGGCAATCAGCTTAGCTCTTTACCCACTGTCTGTGCTTGTGGcaaacatgcaggcacaggTGGGAGGGGAGGTGAAGGGGGTCATGGCTTGCTGGAGGATGCTGTGGAAATCTCGGCAGGGGCGTGTCGCTCTGCTTTACCGAGGAGGTTCTCTGGTTATTTTGAGGTCATGCATTACATGGGGAATCACCACTGCTATCTACGACAGGCAGCAGAAACATTCAGGCTGA